In a single window of the Salvelinus namaycush isolate Seneca chromosome 6, SaNama_1.0, whole genome shotgun sequence genome:
- the LOC120048971 gene encoding E3 ubiquitin-protein ligase rnf152-B-like: MAEPPEPVLFQGHPVSAAAPSLGESTDVECPICYQEYNQSSKCPRMLECLHVFCTECLQRIQLSLYPTDPSDPQSLPSPAISCPLCRHPTTLETGDPLTLPCNSRILAQLPPMAFRMPTSVAARLATVTQSVVLSLEASRDSRFIILPTVSLRVEQMHPSDRPHSGGGGLVDEVEVLQHHRRTLVCVQLIAVVFWVLFGVTCVVAVVFGPSFFCN; the protein is encoded by the coding sequence ATGGCTGAGCCCCCGGAACCAGTGCTCTTCCAGGGGCACCCAGTCTCAGCAGCCGCCCCCAGCCTGGGGGAGTCCACAGATGTGGAGTGTCCCATCTGCTACCAGGAGTACAACCAGAGCAGCAAGTGTCCTCGCATGCTGGAGTGCCTCCATGTCTTTTGCACCGAGTGCCTCCAGAGGATCCAGCTGTCCCTGTATCCAACTGACCCCTCGGACCCCCAGAGCCTTCCCAGTCCTGCCATCTCCTGCCCCCTTTGCCGCCACCCCACCACGCTGGAGACAGGTGACCCCCTCACCTTGCCCTGCAACTCCCGCATCCTGGCCCAGCTGCCGCCCATGGCCTTCCGCATGCCCACATCGGTGGCCGCCCGACTGGCCACCGTCACCCAGAGTGTGGTCCTCTCCCTGGAGGCCAGCAGGGATTCTCGCTTCATCATCCTGCCCACAGTGAGCCTCCGGGTGGAGCAGATGCACCCCAGCGATAGGCCCCACAGCGGAGGTGGAGGCCTGGTTGATGAGGTGGAGGTGCTGCAGCACCACAGGAGGACCCTGGTATGTGTGCAGCTGATAGCCGTGGTCTTCTGGGTGTTGTTTGGGGTGACCTGCGTAGTGGCGGTAGTGTTCGGGCCAAGCTTCTTCTGCAACTGA